The Oecophyllibacter saccharovorans sequence CCTGCAAGCCTTGGGCTCAATCAAGGGGGTCGGGAGCAGCAAGCTCGAACGTTATGGAAAAGCTGTTCTGACCGTCCTGACTGAAGCTTCAGCGGCGCGTCCCCAAAGCTGAGCACGCCGCCAGCGCTCTGACTGACGTTCTCCCAGACGACCGGAAAATATTATTGCGTTTTGGAACTGGCAGGAGCCGGGGCAGAGGAAGCTTCTGCTGCAAGCCTGAAACTGGCTGTGACATCCGGCCGGCCCCGGAAATGAAAGATGAAAGGCACTTCAGCACCGCTCCTGAGATCTTTGCGGTAGCCGTAGCAGAGCAGGTGATAGCCTTCATGAGGGAAAACCAGCGTCGCCTGATGGGGAATGGCGAGATGATGGAAGATGTCCAGGCTGGGGTCCCCCGTCTCCTGGGCTTCCTGATTGCTGTGATTGACCGTGACCTGCTGGCAGAAAGGTGAGGTGATCCCTTCAAGCAGCTGATCTGTCATGCCGTTGTTCTGAAGAACGAAAAAACCCGCCAGCCTGTCACCCGGAGTCCCGGCCGGATGCGGATAACGCGGCGGCTGCAGAACGCCGTCGCGGATCACGATCTCCGGTGCTGCCGCCGCCTGAGCAGGGCTGCTGCCCGTCCCGATCAAGGCCAGCCCGATCCCAAGGCTCCCAAAAAAGACCTGGCTGAAAAGACGTGTGGAAGAGGACATATTCGCTCCTGAGGAGAGACGCTGTCTGGCAAGGCTGGCAAAAACAGCCATTCGAGCGCCTGGGGGACATTCCGCAAACGGGATTTTTTCGATAGACTTGCCGCCTGGAGCGGTCAAGCCGTGACACCTGGGCGGCCCTCTCTTCTCATCTTTCTTGCAGGATGTCCGGAACAGCATAATGCATTGTCCTTTTTGCGGTCATCACGA is a genomic window containing:
- a CDS encoding copper chaperone PCu(A)C, producing MSSSTRLFSQVFFGSLGIGLALIGTGSSPAQAAAAPEIVIRDGVLQPPRYPHPAGTPGDRLAGFFVLQNNGMTDQLLEGITSPFCQQVTVNHSNQEAQETGDPSLDIFHHLAIPHQATLVFPHEGYHLLCYGYRKDLRSGAEVPFIFHFRGRPDVTASFRLAAEASSAPAPASSKTQ